ACAGCTACGACCAGGAGAAACGCGAGGCACTCCTGGCGTGGGAGAGGAGGGTGCGGGAGATCGCGGGGGCCAGATAGACCAAAGGCTCTCTCCGGGGAGGGAGTCTTGCCAGGGCTCCGGGCGGCTTGTCATCGCCGTGTGCCCGAGGCCCGCTGCCCGCAGGCAGTCTCGCTAGCCCGATTGATCGGGGATACTTTCTTCTTCCGCTAAGCCTTCTTTGGGGGGCTCTTCCATGTGGACTCCGGGGTGAAAGCTCCACGCCGGAAGCATCACGTTACCCCAGGGGCCCCGCCCCGTTACACCCAAAAGGAACTCCCGCGCTGCGGCGAACAGGATAGTACTGCCGTTAACGTGCACCAGCGTGGTGCGCTGATCTTCCGGCACGGTCTCATCCACGCGGAAGAAGCCCACAGCGTCCAACTCGATGCCGTACGGGCTCGGGTGATCTTCGTCGTAGGCGACCCGGATCTTTAGGATCAGGCGGAAGCGCAAGGGGTCTTTGGTGTTGACGCTGACCTGAGGCTGCGCGCTGAGCTTGATGGGCACCTCTTGATTGGTGTCGGTGTTGGCGAAGTTCGGGTTCGCCTCGACGAGTACCCTGGGGAAGAAGTAGTTCTCAAGCCGCAAGGGGGGCGCTTTCATCGCACTCCTCCTTTGCAGCCGGTATCTCGGTTTCACGATACGTGTCCGCCCACCCTTCCGCCGCTTGAGTCCACTGGCCTGGTCTCCCTGGCCATGGAAGTTTCTCCCAGACCGTCGCCCGGCTCTCTTCGCACGGCCCGGGATCCAGGTGGATATGCACTCTCTCCCCGAACGCCGCGGCGATCTTTGTCATGGTCTTGATGGTGAAGTTGGCGTTGCCCGAGAGCATCTTGGTGACGTACGCCTGGCTAGTGCCGAGGCGTCGGGCCAACTCCGCCTTGTTGATGCCGTGCTTCTCCATCAGTCGGTGGATCTCCAGGGTGAAATCGTGAACGGCGTGAACGGCCAGAAACTCGGGGTCTTGGTCGAGGCCGTCGAAGTACTTCTGAAATACGCTCATGGCGTCTCCTCCCAGTCGCGGGCGAGGGTCCCGCCTTTCTTGGCCTCCAGGTAGCGCTTACGCCGGGTCTTCGCGCGGTCGATCTCCGGCCTGGGGGTCTTCTGCGACTGCTTCACAAACCCGTGTGAGCAGAGGATGAGGCTTCCGGCCTCATCGTCGTAGAACCACAGAATCCGTGCACGTCCGTGGCGGAACTCCCAGATGCCGCCCCCAAGATGCTTGCAGTACTGCGTCTCGCTGGGGCGACCTCCCACGCTGACGCGCTCGATCAGGTCGAGAAGCCCGTTGAGGTCTGCCGATCTACCCTTCTCGAGTTCGGCAAAGAAGTCCTCAAGGTCACAGCGCCCCGTGTCGGCCGCGATGGCGCAGACCCGGTGTCTTCCTTTTCGGACGGTGATGAGGCGCATATTAACTTATCGGTTAAGGGATGCAAACGCTAAAATTGCCAGCCCAAGATAATGTGTGTCTGTGCCCGCCGACCTCAAGATATGCCGCCCACCCATGCCCTTTGTCCACGGGGGTCACCTCGCGCATGTCTTCCCCTTTTCTTCAGATCATCGCCCGGGTGCCCGCCTGAACCGCCAGGGGGGCGTTGGATCAGACAGTGACCAGACGCCCCGCTTCGCGGCCCGGGCCTCGAGGGCGACGAGCGTCACAGCAGCTTGACCAGGGCGGCGGCAACGACGGCGGCTTGGGTGCCCGTCTCCTCTATTTTGCCCCTACAGTGGCAACCCCGTGGGTCACATCGTGGAAGGCCAGGAGGCATGAGAGGTCGGCGGGGTCC
This is a stretch of genomic DNA from Deferrisoma camini S3R1. It encodes these proteins:
- a CDS encoding type II toxin-antitoxin system RelE/ParE family toxin; the encoded protein is MRLITVRKGRHRVCAIAADTGRCDLEDFFAELEKGRSADLNGLLDLIERVSVGGRPSETQYCKHLGGGIWEFRHGRARILWFYDDEAGSLILCSHGFVKQSQKTPRPEIDRAKTRRKRYLEAKKGGTLARDWEETP
- a CDS encoding protein-export chaperone SecB — encoded protein: MKAPPLRLENYFFPRVLVEANPNFANTDTNQEVPIKLSAQPQVSVNTKDPLRFRLILKIRVAYDEDHPSPYGIELDAVGFFRVDETVPEDQRTTLVHVNGSTILFAAAREFLLGVTGRGPWGNVMLPAWSFHPGVHMEEPPKEGLAEEESIPDQSG
- a CDS encoding helix-turn-helix domain-containing protein, translating into MSVFQKYFDGLDQDPEFLAVHAVHDFTLEIHRLMEKHGINKAELARRLGTSQAYVTKMLSGNANFTIKTMTKIAAAFGERVHIHLDPGPCEESRATVWEKLPWPGRPGQWTQAAEGWADTYRETEIPAAKEECDESAPLAA